The Sporosarcina sp. Te-1 DNA window TTCTTCCGTCCTCACTTCATCCGCATTGCCATGGTCGGCCGTCACGATCGCAACGCCGCCCTTTGCATGGATGGCATCGATAATTTGGCCGAGGCATACATCCACCGTCTCGATTGCCTTGACAGTCGGCTCCAGCATGCCGCTATGGCCGACCATGTCCGGATTGGCAAAATTGAGGATGATCGCATCCTGCTTGTCGTCATTGATTTGCGCAAGCAGCGCTTCCGTCACTTCCACCGCACTCATTTCCGGCTTCAAGTCATAGGTTGCGACTTTCGGAGAAGCGATAAGAATCCGGGTTTCCCCTTCAAACTCCTCTTCCCGTCCCCCGCTCATGAAGAAGGTGACGTGCGGATATTTTTCGGTTTCCGCGATGCGCAGTTGTCTTATACCGTTTGCCGACAGCACCTCGCCGATCGTATTGACGAGGTTATCTTTTTGGAAGACGACATCCGCTTGGACTTCCTCGCTGTATTCGGTGAAGGTGACAAACTCCAGGTTTTCGAGCGTTTTCGGTCCTGTATGGAACCCATCAAAGGACGGATCTGTAAACGCACGCGATAGCTGGATTGCCCGGTCCGGACGGAAATTAAAGAAGATGACCGCATCTCCTTCATTGACAGTCGCAACCGGCTTTCCATCCTTCTCGATGACAAATGGCACGACGAATTCATCCGTTACATCCTCGTCATACGATTTGAGAATTCCTTCGGACGCAGAACTAGCCGTGTTTCCTGTTCCGTCGACGATTGCGCGGTACGCTAGTTCCACCCGGTCCCACCGCTTGTCCCGGTCCATCGCGTAATAACGTCCCGAAACCGTCGCAATCTTGCCGACTTCCAAGTTCTCCATGACTGTTTCGGTTTGGCCGATATACTCCATCGCCGTTTTTGGGCCGACATCTCGGCCGTCTAGAAACGCGTGGACATATACATTCTCCAGCCCGTTCATTTTCGCTAACCGCAAGAGGGCGAACATATGCTCATAATGGCTGTGGACGCCTCCGTCCGATACAAGCCCCATTAAATGAAGCGCAGTTCCCTTTTGTTTCGCATGCTGGACTGCCTTCAGCAAAGCAGAGTTCTCGAAGAAGTCCCCATCCTTGATTGACTTGTTAATGCGCGTCAAGCTTTGGTAGACGATGCGGCCGGCACCGATATTCAAATGGCCGACTTCGGAGTTCCCCATCTGGCCTTCCGGCAAACCGACGGCTTCGCCGCATGCCGTGAGCGTGGAATGAGGGAAGTTGTTCCACAGCAAATCGTAGTTATGCTTATTCGCCTGCGCAACCGCATTTCCGAATTTCTCATCCCGCAGGCCGAAGCCATCTAAGATGATGAGCGCTACCGGTCCTTTACTCATGGACGCCCGCCTCCACCAATTTCAAGAAGGATGCCGGATCCAGGCTCGCTCCGCCCACAAGTGCGCCGTCGATATGCTCCTTCGACAGAAGCTCGACGATATTTTCAGGTTTCACACTGCCGCCATATTGGATACGGATGCTGTCTGCGATCTCCTGATCGTATAATGCTGCGATGGCGGCACGAATTTCTTTACATACTTCATTCGCGTCATCGGCAGTCGCTGTTTTCCCTGTGCCGATTGCCCAGATGGGTTCGTAGGCGATGACGGCGTTGGCTGCGTCTTTTCCTTCGATATCAAGGAAAGCCTTTTTCACTTGATCTGATACGCGGCTGACCGTTTGGCCTGCTTCCCGCTCTTCCAATGTTTCGCCGACACAGACGATCGGTGTTAATTGATGGGCAAAAGCAGCTTTCACTTTCAGGTTCACCGATTCGTCGGTTTCATTGTAATATTGCCGGCGTTCCGAGTGACCTAATATGACATGTGCGACGCCAAGGTCAGCAAGCATAGCCGGGCTCACTTCGCCCGTGAACGCGCCTTCTTCCTTGTCGTGCATCGTTTGGGCACCGATGGAGAGAGGGGTGCCCTTCGCCATTTGGACGAGCTCTGCCAAATAGAGAGCCGGCGAGCAGATGACCGCATCGACTTCCGAAGCTGGCAGCTTGCCTTTCACTTCGTCGACAAAGGTTTTCGCTTCCCCCATCGTCTTATACATTTTCCAGTTTCCTGCTATGATTGGTTTCCGCACTATGTTCTCTCCTCTCACTTGTCGTTTAACGCGGATACGCCCGGAAGTTCTTTGCCTTCCATGAATTCCAATGATGCGCCGCCGCCTGTGGATATATGATCCATTTGATCCGCCACACCGAACTTTTCAACAGCTGCTGCGGAATCTCCGCCGCCAATGACGGTATACGCTTCCGTCCGGGCCATTGCTTCGGCAACTTGTTTTGTCCCCTGAGAGAACGGCTCCATTTCGAACACGCCCATCGGCCCGTTCCAAATGACCAATTTTGATTGTTCGATTACTTTTGCATAAAGCGCTGCCGTTTCAGGCCCGATATCAAGTCCCATCCAGCCGGCAGGCATGGCATCAATTTTAACAGTTTTCACGTTGGCATCCGCAGAGAATTCATCCGCAATGACCGCGTCGATCGGCAAATACAAATTGACGCCCTTGTCTTTTGCTTTTTGAATAAACGAAGCTGCCAGTTCTATTTTATCTTCTTCTAAAAGCGAGTTGCCTGTGTCGTACCCTTGCGCTTTTGAGAATGTATAAGAGAGTCCGCCGCCAATTAATAAATTATCGACTTTATCAAGCAGGTGGTCGATGACTCCGATTTTATCCTTTACTTTCGCTCCGCCAATAATTGCGGTGAACGGCCGGTCCGGATCGGATAATGCTTTCCCAAGCACGTCCAATTCCTTTTCCAGCAGCAATCCGGAAACAGCCGGTAAGTAGTCTGCGATGCCGGCAGTTGATGCATGCGCACGGTGTGCAGCGCCAAACGCATCGTTGACGAACAGGTCCGCAAGTGCGGCAAATTGTTTGGCAAGTTCAGAGTCATTCTTTTCTTCGCCCGGATGGAACCGAACGTTTTCAAGCAACAGGATGTCTCCGTCCTGCATAGAAGCGATTGCTTCTTCGACAGCTGATCCGATAGATTCATCCAGCTTCGTTACCGGCTTTCCGATCAATTGGGATAGTCGTTCCCCTGCCGCTGTCAGTCTAAATTCCTCTTTCACTTCGCCTTTCGGGCGGCCGAGGTGGCTTGCTAAAATGACTTTGGCCCCTTGGCCGGTTAAATATTCGATTGTCGGGATGGCCGCACGGATTCTCGTATCATCCGTAATCGCTCCATCCTCCATCGGCACATTGAAATCAACCCGGCAAAAAACTCGTTTGCCACCTAGTTCTATATCTTTCATCGTCTGTTTGGACATCATGAAAAATAGCACACCTCCGTATGTAATGTAACTTCCTTTTGCGGGGAATAGATCCCATTCCGCCTAATCATACCATATCCTTTTAATCATTCGGTATGGACAAGGTAGAAAAAAAGAGGAACGGGCTGATCCGTTCCTCTACCCATCTTCATTATAAGACGTAGGTTATTGATTGGCTATGATTTGCTTAGAACCCTTGTTGCTGCATGTATAATGCCAAGTCGATGCAGCGTGCAGAGTATCCTGATTCATTGTCGTACCACGAAATGACTTTCACCATATTGCCGTCAAGCACCATTGTCGACAGGCCATCGACTGTGGAAGATGCTGTGTTTCCGTTATAGTCGCGGGACACAAGCGGGATCTCATTATAGTATAAGAAGCCTTTCAATTCATTCTCAGAAGCGTTTTTCAATGCGGCATTGACTTCTTCCACTGTTACTTCTTTACCGACTTCCGCCACAAAATCGACAAGGGACACGTTTGGAGTTGGAACACGGACTGCCATGCCATCCAACTTCCCTTTTAATTCAGGGATAACCTTCGTTACAGCAGATGCGGCGCCTGTTGTTGTAGGAATCATGGATTCTGCAGCAGCGCGCGCACGGCGGTAATCTTCATGCGGCAAGTCCAGTATACGCTGGTCATTAGTGTACGAGTGAACTGTCGTCATCATGCCGCGTTTCACGCCAAATTCGTCGTTTAATACTTTAACTACTGGTGCCAAGCAGTTTGTCGTACAAGATGCATTGGACACGATATGGTCGGACGCTGCGTCGTAATCCTTGTGGTTTACGCCCATCACCAATGTTTTGATGTCGCCTTTTGCCGGAGACGAAAGGATGACTTTTTTTGCTCCTGCATCGATATGCTTTTGAAGCCCTTTTTGGTCGCGGAATACGCCTGTTGATTCGATAACTACGTCCACATTAAGCTCTTTCCAAGGCAAAGCAGAAGGATCTTTTTCCGCATAGACACGGATTTTTTTGCCGTTGACGACGAGATGATTTTCATCCGATCCAACTTCTGCATCGAAAATTCCGTGCACCGAGTCATACTTGAGCAGATGCGCCAACATTGCAGCATCTGTCAAATCGTTGACAGCGACGATTTCGATATCGTCATGTGCTATTGCTTCCCGAAATACCACTCTACCAATTCGTCCAAATCCGTTAATCGCCATTTTCAGTGTCATATGAATGACCTCCATCTATTTAAGTATTTGTACGTACTATCCTTTGCATTTCAGCGGCTGCCCCTTCGTCGGTCACTAAGATCGTTTGCCGAGGTGCGCTTGCCATATAGGCTAAGATCGCAGCTGCTTTGCTTGCGCCGCCTGCCACCGCAATTAACAGCGGGACATGTTCCAATTGTTCGGTCTGGATGCCAACCGTCCGCAAACGATACACCACGTTTCCGTTTTCATCGAAATAATAACCGAATGCCTCTCCAAGAGCTTTCCCCTGTTCGAGCATTTCCAATTCCTCTTTCGACGAATTTCGCATCGCCGCCATCTTTTTCGCATCGCCGATCCCATGCAGGACGCAATCCGTCTTCTCGTATAACGCCATCATCTCCAGCGCGGCAGGTTCTTTTCGGAACACCTCATGCGCTTCTTCGCTCAGCGTCTCCGGGTAATAGAACGTGCTATAGGTCGCGCCGCAAGCTTGGGCAAATAAAGCCGAGATGACATTCGCCTGCGTACCGATATCCTCCCCGACGCCTCCTCTGGCTGCGACAAACCGCAACCGATCGGCTTCAGGGAATTTCGCAATATGAGGCGGAATCGCCGCAACCGAACTGCCGCCCGTCACCGCCACGATTTCACCGTCGCCGATCAAGGAAATGAATTGCTCCGCTGCCTCTTTGCCGATTACCGCTTTAACCGAAGATGTGACATCGGAGTCGCCGGGGACAACAATCACTTTCCGGATGCCGATGGTTTGCTCCAAATATCGGGCGAGCGTATTGCGTCCCGACCAATCATCCATACTAGTACGCAACGAGGACAGCATCTGTCTGCCTTCCTCTGTCACAGTGGCCCCTTCCTTCTCAATGCGGATCAAGCCCGCATCCCGAAGAGCCTCCAGCACATTGCGTGCCTCCCGTTCCGACAGCCTCGCCACTTGGCCCAGCTGCCGCCTCCCGATCGGCCCGCTCATTTCTATCAATTTTAGTGCACTATATCTCTGTTGCATGAGATCCATCATTTCAGGCACAAGCTTCCGTTGCGCCTCGAGGAAATCCGAGTTCAATGAAAGCCCCTCTTTTCTATGGACAAAAATTGTCCCACTAATTTATTTTTGTCCCACCTAAGATAAAAAAATAGATCGTGTATTTATTGTATACCTATTCCTTTCATTTTTCAAACAAATTTAATATGTCAATATAACCGATCGATCCGTACAATAAAACCTCGCCATCTTTCTCGATCACCGGGATCATCAGCATATACTTCTCGTGTGCCTGGTCGTCTTCCTCAATGTTGACTGTCGTCCAGGTAAGCGGGACATCTTCCTGCGCCAGCTTCATCATCGCTTCCGTGTCCTCACATAAATGACAGCCCGGTCTTGTGTAAAATGTGACATGCATCGTTTCCACCCTCGTTCTGGTTTGGTATGGGTTGATTATAGCGGATTTGGGAGTGGGAGGACAAGTCAGGGTGTGTGGTTGGTGGATGGGTTATGCGCGGGTGGTTATGGGGTATGCGCGGATTTGCCTGGTCTATGCGCGCCGAGAGGTCGTTTATGCGCGGGAACAAGTGGCGTATGCGCGGGTGAGGCTCGGTTATGCGCGGGGATGGCTGGGGTATGCGCGCTTTGAGTTCGGTTATGCACGGGAACGGGTGTGGTATGCGCGTCTGAACATCGGTTATGCGCGGGTATTACTATTTTATGCGCGCCGGCCTTGTTGGTGAACTTGCTCCCTACGTGGGTGTGAAATATGTGATTGGTTTATTCTTTCGCGATGAATGCCCTTAACCATTTAGGGTTTGGTTACTAGAAATCATATGAGTCGTCATGCCCGTTAAGTTCGGAGGGAGTTTATGCGCGAATTGAAGTGTGTTATGCGCAGTTTTGACTTGTGTATGCGCGCTTTGAACTCGGTTATGCGCGGGAACAAGTGGCGTATGCGCGGGTAAAGCTCGTTTATGCGCGGGAGCAACCACTTTATGCGCGCTATTGGACTTGCTTACTCCGCGGATGTGCAGCAGGTAATTGGTTTTCCCTTTTCGCGCAGAATGCACTTGACCATTCATGGTTGGGTTACTAGAAATAACTTGAGTCGTCATGCCGTTAAGTACGGAGGGGGTTTATGCGCGGATTAAAGTGGTGTATGCGCGGATTTGCCTGGTCTATGCGCGCCGGGAAACCGTTTATGCGCGGGAACAGGTGGCGTATGCGCGGGTTCAACCACTTTATTCGCGCCATTGGACTTGCCTACTCCGCGGATGTGCAGCAGATAATTGGTTTTCCCTTTTCGCGCAGAATGCACTTGACCAGTCAGGGTTTGGTTACTAGAAATCACTTGAGTCGTCATGCCCGTTAGGTACGGAGGGAATTTATGTGCGGATTATAGTGGTTTATGCGCGGGTTTGCCTGGTGTATGCGCGCCGGGAAATCGGTTATGCGCGGGAACGAGTGGCGTATGCGCGGGTGAAGCTCGGTTATGCGCGGTTCAACGGCTTTATGCGCGCCTGCCAGTTAAATCAAACAAAAACATCCAACCCATTAAAGGATTGGATGCCTATTTGCATTACCAGCTTCGTCCAGCGCCGCCTCCGCCACCGGAGCCACCGCCGCCGGAGAATCCACCGCCTCCGCCGAAGCCGCCACCTCCGCCACCGAAACCGCCTCCGCCACCAAATGATCCTGGGAAGAAGATTGGTCCGCGTGATCTGCTGCGTCTGCCTGGTCCGCCACCGCCTCCGCGGCCTCCGCCGCTTCCGAACATTCGGTATAGGAGATAAATGACGATTAAGATGACGATAGGACTTGGAATTCCTAATCCGCCGTCATTATTTTGGGTTTCTACGGTTTGTACTTGTGCAAGTTCTCCGTTCCAGCCATATTCTTTTGCGATTTCATTATAGAATGCTTTGTATGCTTCTGTTATGGCCATGTCTGGTTCGGGATTATTTTTTTCCAAATAGGGCATGGAGACTTCATCGATGATCCGTCCCACTTTTCCATCCGGTAATGCACCCTCTAAGCCGTAACCTACAGTTAAGTGGAACCATCGCCTACCATCTGAGTTTGGATCTGTCGTAACAACCAAGAGAGCCCCATTATCTTTCCCTTTCTTACCCAATCCATATTGACGGAGAGCATCCACTGCAAACTCTTCTACTGGATCATCACCGATGCTAGGCAATGTAAGAATCGCCAGTTCTGCTGTCGTCGCTTCATTCAACTGTTTCCCTAACCGGTTCAATTCCGCTTTTTGCTCTTCCGATAAAATATTCGCGTGATCTTGCACGTAATAATCATATTCGTTCCAAGGAGGGACATCCGCTGCCAATGCCCGTCCCGGCAGGATGGCCGCCACGAGAATGAGGGCCATCAGGATGAAGCGGGATGCGGTGCGCATCAGTCTTTGTCATCTCCAAAGTCGACTTTAGGCGCTTCGCTTGCAGCTGGGTCTGCTTTGAAATATTCTTTTTCATCGAAGCCGAAAATGGAGGCGACGAGTTTCCCTGGGAAGCGCTTGGTTTGGCGGTTGTAGGTAGCCACCACGTCGTTGTAGTCTTTGCGTGCAACGCCGATCCGGTTTTCTGTGCCGGCGAGTTCATCCATCAGTTGGGTGAACTGTTTGTCAGCCTTTAATTCTGGATAGTTTTCAACGACGACGAGCAGTCGGCCAAGGGCGCTAGTCAGGTCGGCGTCAGCCGCCGCTTGCTCTTCGGGCCCTGTGGCGCCAGCCAAACGGGAGCGGGCTTCTGCGATTTCGGTCATGACTTCTTTTTCATGGCTCGCGTACCCTTTCACTGTGTTGACCAAGTTTGGAATCAAATCCAGCCTTCGCTGCAATTGGTTTTCTACTTGGGCATACGATTGATCGACGTCTTCTTCCAAATTGACAAACTTATTGTAACTCGGCACGAGTATGATACCGAGCAAGACAATGATTCCGACAATGACTGCTATCGGTCCTAGTATCTTTTTCATTGAACACCACTCCTCTTTCATCAAAACGTTTCTTGTACCCGATTACCGGTTCCTCTGAAACGTTGGGTACCTAATTCTACTGGCTGGCTTGTTAAAAAGTTTCACCTTTTTTGCAGCATACGCCATAGCTTACTCAATTAGACGTAAAAAACGGCCACCCTCCGGGTAGAGGATAGCCGCCCATCACATCTTATTTAGTCAGGTCTTTCATATCGCTTCTTGTGATGATGTGGTCAATGAGACCATACTCTTTTGCACGCTCTGCTGTCATGAAGTTGTCGCGGTCTGTATCTTTCGCGATGACTTCGACCGGTTGGCCTGTGCGCTCGGATAGGATGGTGTTTAGTTTTTCGCGAAGGAAGAGAATGCGTTTTGCCGCAATTTCAATTTCAGTCGCTTGACCTTGTGCACCACCAAGTGGCTGGTGAATCATAACTTCAGCGTTCGGCAATGCATACCGCTTGCCTTTTGTACCCGCCGTCAAAAGGAACGATCCCATAGAAGCCGCCATCCCGATACAAATTGTTTGGATGTCCGGTTTGATGAATTGCATCGTGTCATAGATTGCCATTCCGGCTGTGATGCTGCCGCCCGGGCTGTTGATGTAGATAGAGACATCTTTTTCTGGATCTTCCGCTTCCAAGAATAGAAGTTGTGCTACAATGGAGTTTGCGACATTGTCATCGATCGCGCTTCCCAGCATAATGATCCGGTCTTTCAAGAGACGGGAATAAATGTCGTATGCGCGTTCCCCGCGATTCGTTTGCTCAATAACTGTAGGTATTAAATTCATTTCATTTCCTCCTTTAAGGTGGATGTTGCCATCGGTCTGTTGAAAGTGTATTTCAACTGTACCTTTATCATACCTATTATAGTCAACAATGGTCAAATATAATGCATTAAAAAAACCTATTGCATTCATTCCACTTCTTTTGTATAATTAAACTTGTCCGTTACAGAGATGGACATTTATCATCTGCCCTCGTGGTGCAATGGATAGCACGCAAGATTCCGGTTCTTGAAATGTGGGTTCGACTCCTGCCGAGGGCGTCATCAAATACTTTATTCAGATTCTATCTGGATAAGGTATTTTTTTATACCGAATAAACCGTTCCTCCTTAAAGAAACGGCTTCCCTCTCCTCAAGAAACAGACAGCAGCGCTGGCATGGCAGGTTCCTGCTTTCCAGCGCTTTTATCATGTCAGTTTTCCTTCTCGACTAATTCTGAAAGCGTATCAATGGCTTTCTCTTCGTCTACGCCATCCGCCATCAATGTGATAGAAGTCCCTCTTGCAACTGCCAGGCTCATGATACCCATGATGCTTTTGGCGTTTACTTGGCGCTCGTCCTTCTTTAAAAATACGTCCGACGAGAAGCGATTGGCCTCTTGGACAAACAAGGCCGCCTGTCTTGCCTGCAAACCGGTTTTCATTTTCACTTCGACTGTTTTTTCCACCATTACACTTGGCTCCTCTCTACTCACTGATTTCATCTATTATTGAATGCCGCCGCCCCGAAGTTTATCTGCAATCTCTTCGATTTTGCGCAGCCGATGATTCACGCCTGATTTACTGACCGGTCCGCCCGAGACCATTTCCCCTAATTCCTTAAGGGTCACATCCTGATTTTCCACGCGCAGCCGGGCAATTTCCTGAAGGCGGTCCGGCAATTGATCGATGCCAATCGTACTTTCGATGAATTTGATATTTTCCACTTGACGCTGTGCCGCACCGATTGTTTTATTCAGGTTGGCAGTCTCGCAGTTCACGAGTCGATTGACACTATTACGCATATCCCTCAAAATCCGGACATCCTCAAATTTCATCAAAGAAACATGGGCGCCAATCAGACTGAGGAAATCCGATATTTTCTCCGCCTCTTTCAAGTACGCGATATATCCTTTTTTCCGCTCAATCGATTTGGCATTTAGATAAAAACTGTTCATCATTTCCACTAGCGCCTCACTATGCTCTTTATAGAAAGAGAACATCTCCAAATGATAGGAAGATGTTTCGGGGTTGTTCACCGAACCGCCGGCCAAGAAGGCGCCTCTCAAATACGCTCGTTTGCAACAGTCATTTTCGACTAATGGAGCGGCAATCTCATTGTTGAACTGAAACGTGCCGGTCAAAATATACAAATCCTCGAGAAGCTGTTTGGCACCCTCCCTGATTCTACATATGTATATATTGTTCTTTTTCAGTCTCATTTTTTTACGTACAAGCAATTCCACTTTATAAGGATACAGTTTCTTGACATTGGAATACAGACGCCTGGCAATCGCCGCGTTTTCTGTTTGAACATCCAGGCTCAGCTGTTTGTTCGAGAAGGATAAAGCGCCATTCATCCGAATGAATGCCGAAATCTCGGCTTTGATGCAACAATCATCAGACTCCACCTGCGTCAATTCCTTCTTCACTTCTGCCGCAAAAGACATGATAATCCCCTTTCCCGGCACTTCCACATGTTATCGGGCCGTTTCATTTTCTATAAAATCCATTACCCATGAAGCCACTTTATCCGCGTCATGGATGACCCTGCCATCCGTTACAATTGAAATGGGCTCTATG harbors:
- a CDS encoding LemA family protein — protein: MKKILGPIAVIVGIIVLLGIILVPSYNKFVNLEEDVDQSYAQVENQLQRRLDLIPNLVNTVKGYASHEKEVMTEIAEARSRLAGATGPEEQAAADADLTSALGRLLVVVENYPELKADKQFTQLMDELAGTENRIGVARKDYNDVVATYNRQTKRFPGKLVASIFGFDEKEYFKADPAASEAPKVDFGDDKD
- a CDS encoding glutaredoxin family protein, whose amino-acid sequence is MHVTFYTRPGCHLCEDTEAMMKLAQEDVPLTWTTVNIEEDDQAHEKYMLMIPVIEKDGEVLLYGSIGYIDILNLFEK
- the tpiA gene encoding triose-phosphate isomerase, giving the protein MRKPIIAGNWKMYKTMGEAKTFVDEVKGKLPASEVDAVICSPALYLAELVQMAKGTPLSIGAQTMHDKEEGAFTGEVSPAMLADLGVAHVILGHSERRQYYNETDESVNLKVKAAFAHQLTPIVCVGETLEEREAGQTVSRVSDQVKKAFLDIEGKDAANAVIAYEPIWAIGTGKTATADDANEVCKEIRAAIAALYDQEIADSIRIQYGGSVKPENIVELLSKEHIDGALVGGASLDPASFLKLVEAGVHE
- the clpP gene encoding ATP-dependent Clp endopeptidase proteolytic subunit ClpP translates to MNLIPTVIEQTNRGERAYDIYSRLLKDRIIMLGSAIDDNVANSIVAQLLFLEAEDPEKDVSIYINSPGGSITAGMAIYDTMQFIKPDIQTICIGMAASMGSFLLTAGTKGKRYALPNAEVMIHQPLGGAQGQATEIEIAAKRILFLREKLNTILSERTGQPVEVIAKDTDRDNFMTAERAKEYGLIDHIITRSDMKDLTK
- a CDS encoding YgcG family protein, with amino-acid sequence MRTASRFILMALILVAAILPGRALAADVPPWNEYDYYVQDHANILSEEQKAELNRLGKQLNEATTAELAILTLPSIGDDPVEEFAVDALRQYGLGKKGKDNGALLVVTTDPNSDGRRWFHLTVGYGLEGALPDGKVGRIIDEVSMPYLEKNNPEPDMAITEAYKAFYNEIAKEYGWNGELAQVQTVETQNNDGGLGIPSPIVILIVIYLLYRMFGSGGGRGGGGGPGRRSRSRGPIFFPGSFGGGGGFGGGGGGFGGGGGFSGGGGSGGGGGAGRSW
- a CDS encoding sugar-binding transcriptional regulator; translation: MNSDFLEAQRKLVPEMMDLMQQRYSALKLIEMSGPIGRRQLGQVARLSEREARNVLEALRDAGLIRIEKEGATVTEEGRQMLSSLRTSMDDWSGRNTLARYLEQTIGIRKVIVVPGDSDVTSSVKAVIGKEAAEQFISLIGDGEIVAVTGGSSVAAIPPHIAKFPEADRLRFVAARGGVGEDIGTQANVISALFAQACGATYSTFYYPETLSEEAHEVFRKEPAALEMMALYEKTDCVLHGIGDAKKMAAMRNSSKEELEMLEQGKALGEAFGYYFDENGNVVYRLRTVGIQTEQLEHVPLLIAVAGGASKAAAILAYMASAPRQTILVTDEGAAAEMQRIVRTNT
- the pgk gene encoding phosphoglycerate kinase, with amino-acid sequence MSKQTMKDIELGGKRVFCRVDFNVPMEDGAITDDTRIRAAIPTIEYLTGQGAKVILASHLGRPKGEVKEEFRLTAAGERLSQLIGKPVTKLDESIGSAVEEAIASMQDGDILLLENVRFHPGEEKNDSELAKQFAALADLFVNDAFGAAHRAHASTAGIADYLPAVSGLLLEKELDVLGKALSDPDRPFTAIIGGAKVKDKIGVIDHLLDKVDNLLIGGGLSYTFSKAQGYDTGNSLLEEDKIELAASFIQKAKDKGVNLYLPIDAVIADEFSADANVKTVKIDAMPAGWMGLDIGPETAALYAKVIEQSKLVIWNGPMGVFEMEPFSQGTKQVAEAMARTEAYTVIGGGDSAAAVEKFGVADQMDHISTGGGASLEFMEGKELPGVSALNDK
- a CDS encoding HPr family phosphocarrier protein, which gives rise to MVEKTVEVKMKTGLQARQAALFVQEANRFSSDVFLKKDERQVNAKSIMGIMSLAVARGTSITLMADGVDEEKAIDTLSELVEKEN
- the gpmI gene encoding 2,3-bisphosphoglycerate-independent phosphoglycerate mutase — translated: MSKGPVALIILDGFGLRDEKFGNAVAQANKHNYDLLWNNFPHSTLTACGEAVGLPEGQMGNSEVGHLNIGAGRIVYQSLTRINKSIKDGDFFENSALLKAVQHAKQKGTALHLMGLVSDGGVHSHYEHMFALLRLAKMNGLENVYVHAFLDGRDVGPKTAMEYIGQTETVMENLEVGKIATVSGRYYAMDRDKRWDRVELAYRAIVDGTGNTASSASEGILKSYDEDVTDEFVVPFVIEKDGKPVATVNEGDAVIFFNFRPDRAIQLSRAFTDPSFDGFHTGPKTLENLEFVTFTEYSEEVQADVVFQKDNLVNTIGEVLSANGIRQLRIAETEKYPHVTFFMSGGREEEFEGETRILIASPKVATYDLKPEMSAVEVTEALLAQINDDKQDAIILNFANPDMVGHSGMLEPTVKAIETVDVCLGQIIDAIHAKGGVAIVTADHGNADEVRTEEDKPMTAHTTNPVPVIITNPDITIREGGILADLAPTMLKLLGIEQPAEMTGTPLF
- the gap gene encoding type I glyceraldehyde-3-phosphate dehydrogenase codes for the protein MTLKMAINGFGRIGRVVFREAIAHDDIEIVAVNDLTDAAMLAHLLKYDSVHGIFDAEVGSDENHLVVNGKKIRVYAEKDPSALPWKELNVDVVIESTGVFRDQKGLQKHIDAGAKKVILSSPAKGDIKTLVMGVNHKDYDAASDHIVSNASCTTNCLAPVVKVLNDEFGVKRGMMTTVHSYTNDQRILDLPHEDYRRARAAAESMIPTTTGAASAVTKVIPELKGKLDGMAVRVPTPNVSLVDFVAEVGKEVTVEEVNAALKNASENELKGFLYYNEIPLVSRDYNGNTASSTVDGLSTMVLDGNMVKVISWYDNESGYSARCIDLALYMQQQGF
- the whiA gene encoding DNA-binding protein WhiA, producing the protein MSFAAEVKKELTQVESDDCCIKAEISAFIRMNGALSFSNKQLSLDVQTENAAIARRLYSNVKKLYPYKVELLVRKKMRLKKNNIYICRIREGAKQLLEDLYILTGTFQFNNEIAAPLVENDCCKRAYLRGAFLAGGSVNNPETSSYHLEMFSFYKEHSEALVEMMNSFYLNAKSIERKKGYIAYLKEAEKISDFLSLIGAHVSLMKFEDVRILRDMRNSVNRLVNCETANLNKTIGAAQRQVENIKFIESTIGIDQLPDRLQEIARLRVENQDVTLKELGEMVSGGPVSKSGVNHRLRKIEEIADKLRGGGIQ